From Nocardia sp. NBC_00416:
AAATGGCCCCCAAAGGAAATGAACGTGTTCTACTTATCGGGGCGTGCGCCGGGGTGTCTCCCAGGCTGTCGCCAGCGGGACCAGTAGTCAGGCAAGGAGGATCGGGATGAACGAGGTCCTTACCGTGCCTTTGCGGGCCGTCGGCGGATTTTTCGAACTCACCGCATCGGTGGCCCGGGCGAGTTTCCGCCGGCCGTTCCAGATGCGCGAATTCATCGACCAGTCGTGGTTCGTCGCGCGGGTGTCCATCATGCCGACACTTCTGGTGGCCATACCCTTCACCGTGCTGGTCAGCTTCACGCTGAACATCCTGTTGCGCGAAATCGGCGCCGCCGACCTCAGCGGCGCCGGTGCGGCCTTCGGTGCGGTGACCCAGGTCGGTCCGATCGTCACCGTGCTCATCGTGGCCGGGGCCGGCGCCACCGCCATCTGCGCGGATCTCGGAGCTCGGACCATCCGGGAAGAGATCGACGCCATGAAGGTGCTCGGCATCGACCCCATCCACCGGCTGGTGGTACCCCGAGTGCTGGCGTCGATGTTCGTCGCGCTGCTGCTGAACAGCCTGGTGTGCACCATCGGCATCGTGGGCGGGTTCCTCTTCTCGGTCTATCTGCAGGATGTCAACCCGGGTGCGTTCGTCAACGGCATCACGCTGCTGACCCACCTGCCCGAACTGATCATCTCCGAAGTCAAAGCGGGCCTGTTCGGCCTGATCGCGGGGCTGGTCGCCTGTTATCTGGGTTTGAACGTCAAAGGTGGTCCCAAGAGTGTCGGTGATGCGGTGAACCAGACAGTGGTGTTCGCCTTCATGGCGCTGTTCGTGGTGAACGTCGTGGTCACCACCGTCGGCATCAAATTCTCGGTGCGGTGACACGATGTCCGCTTCGGTGATCATTCAATCCCGCTTCCCGAAGATCACGCGCCGTATCCGCCGCTTCTCCACCTCGCTGGACGAACTCGGCAAACAGGCCGTGTTCTACGGCAAGGCCATCGGCTCCATGCCGCGCGCGCTCACGCACTACCGCACCGAGACCGTCCGCCTCATCGCCGAGATCAGCATGGGCAGCGGTGCGCTCGCGGTGATCGGCGGCACGGTCGTGATCGTCGGCTTCCTGACGCTGTTCTCCGGTGGCACCATCGCCGTGCAGGGCTACAGCTCGCTCGGCAATATCGGCGTCGAGGCGCTGACCGGATTCTTCGCCGCCTTCCTCAACGTCCGCATCGCGGCACCGGTGATCTCCGGGATCGGCCTGGCCGCGACCATCGGCGCGGGTTCCACCGCCCAATTGGGCGCCATGCGGGTGGCCGAGGAGATCGACGCCCTGGAATCCATGGCCATTCGGCCGGTCCCGTACCTGGTCGGTACCCGCGTGCTCGCGGGCATGATCGCGATCGTGCCCCTGTACGCACTCGCGGTGATCGCCTCGTTCGTCGCGAGCCGGTTCGCCACCGTGGTGATCTACGGGCAGTCCGCCGGCGTCTACGACCACTACTTCTCCACGTTCTTGATTCCGAGCGACATTCTGTGGTCGTTCGCCCAGGCCATCTTCATGGCGTTGGCGGTGATGATGATCCATACGTATTACGGCTACAACGCGGCGGGCGGCCCGGTCGGGGTCGGTATCGCCGTGGGTAAGGCGGTGCGGTCCTCGCTGGTCGCGGTGGTCACGGTGACCCTGCTGATCTCGCTGGCCGTCTACGGCACCTCCGGCAACTTCAACCTTTCCGGATAGGCGCCATGACGGAACTGATGCGACCGAACAAGAAGACGCTCGGGGCGTCGAACGAAACCGCGGGGGGGTCGTCCCGCGGTGGCGAAGACCCCTGGGCACCCGTAGGAGCGAACCGGTGGACGGCCTTGCGCGCGACAGCCGGACTCAAACTGGCCGGTGTGGCCATGGTGCTGGCCGCGGTGGCGGCCGTGGTGGTCTCGCTGACCATGTTCTTCGGCGGTTTCACGCCGAGCGTCACCGTCACGGTCGTCTCCCCGCGTAGCGGGCTGGTGCTGGACCCCGACGCGAAGGTCAAGGTGCGCGGTGTGCAGATCGGCCGGGTCGCCGGTCTCGACCGCAACGCCGAGGGCACCAGCCTGCGGCTGGCGCTGAATCCGGACCTGCTTCATCTGGTCCCGGCCAACGCCACCGTCGATATCCGGTCGACCACGGTCTTCGGCGCCAAATACATCAACTTCGTGATCCCGCAGCAGCCCGACCTGAAATCACTGCAACCGGGCGCGCTGCTGGCGGCCGATCATGTCACCGTCGAGTTCAACACGCTGTTCCAGCATCTCAGCGATGTGCTGGCCGATGTGCAACCGGAGAAGTTGAACGCCACGATGACCGCGCTGGGCACCGCCCTGCAAGGCAGGGGCCAGACCCTGGGCGAGCTGCTCGTGAACAGTGACGCGTACCTCCGGCAGATCAACCCGATGCTGCCCACACTCCAGCGCGACCTGAACACCACGGCCGCGGTCGGCAATCTCTACGCGGACGTCTCCGGTGATCTGCTGCGCACCGCCGACAACGCGACGGCCAGCAGCCGGACGATCACCGAATCCGAATCCGATGTCGACTCCCTGCTGGCGAATCTCACCGGCCTCGCCGATACCACGGGCGCGGTGCTGCGCGATAACGAGGCGCAGATCGGTACCGCGCTGGACCTGCTCCGCCCGACCGGTGAGCTGCTGAACGGCTACAAAGACGCGCTGTTCTGCCTGATCGGCGGTAGCGCCAAGGCGCTGCCACTCGGTGAGGCGGTCTTCGGCGGCGGACAGGAAGGTGTCGCCCTGAACACGGGATTCATGTACGGGACCCCCCCTTACACCTATCCGAACGATCTGCCCAAGGTGAACGCGACCGGTGGACCCCAGTGCGGCGGCCTGCTCGACCGAGTGCCGGACAGCCATTCCAACTATGTCGTCACCGATACCTCCGAAGGTCATCCGTATACGCCGTCGACCACATTGAATCTGAACGCGCCCAAGGTTTTCGAGGTGCTGTTCGGTGGACTTCCGGGGGTGGGTCAGCCGTGAAGAACACCGCCACCACCGTCAAGCTCGCCATCTTCACACTGGTGATGACCCTGGTCTTCGCCGGTCTGGCAGTGGTTTTCTCGCAGGTGCGGTTCTCCAGCGAGACCGGATACAACGCGGTCTTCACCAGTGCGTCGGGCATGCTGCCGGGTGACAAGGTGCGGATCGCCGGGGTGCCGGTGGGGTCGATCGCCAAGGTGAAGGTCGACGACGACTATCACGCCCACGTCGAATTCGACGTCGACACCAAATATCGGGTGCTGACCAGCACCCGGGCCACGATCCGCTACGAGAACCTGGTCGGCGACCGCTACCTGGAACTGCTGGAGGGGCCCGGCGACGCCACCACCCTGCACAAGGGCGGCACCATCGGGCTGGACAAGACCGCACCCGCGCTGGATTTGGACATGCTGCTCGGCGGATTCAAACCGCTGCTGCGCGGTCTGGACCCGGGTCAGGTCAACGACCTGACCAACGCGCTGCTGCAGATCTTCCAGGGGCAGGGCGGCACACTCGTCGAACTGCTCAACAGCGGCGGGTCGTTCACCAGAACGCTGGCCGACCGGGACGCGCTCATCGGCAGTGTCATCGACAATCTGAACTCGGTGCTGAAAACGATCGACGATCGCGGCGACCAGTTCGCCACCACCATCGACGAACTGCATCGTCTGGTGAGCGGTCTGGCGGCCGACCGCGACCCGATCGGCGCCGCGCTGCCCAAGATCGCCGACGCCACCGCCGCGACCACCGACCTGCTGGCGCAGGCCCGGCCCGACCTCGCGGCCACCATCGCGCAGACCGGCCGGCTCGCCACCAATCTCGACAACGGTTCGGACACCGTGCAGTGGGTGCTCGACAAATTACCGGAGACCTATCGGAAGCTGATCCGGATCGGTTCCTACGGTTCGTTCCTGCAGCTGTACGTGTGCCGGACGAACATGCTGGTCGACGGTCCGGACGGGAAACCGTTGCTGGTCGAACTACCCGGTGAGCAGGCGACCGGAAGGTGCAGCGAGTAGATGAGAGAGCAATCACGCGCGGTGACCATCGGCATCGTCGGCTTGGTGCTGGCCGCGGCCGTCGCCTTGTCGGCCCTGCAATTCGAACGACTGCCGTTCATCCGCGGCGGCGCGACGTACACCGCGTACTTCGCCGACGCCGGCGGTCTGGTGACCGGCGACGATGTGGAGGTCGCGGGTGTCCGGTCGGGCAAGGTCGAAGACGTCAGCCTGGACGGCGCCCAGGTGCTGGTGCGGTTCAGCCTCGACGAATCGATCGTGCTCGGCGACAAGACCGCGGCCGCCATCAAGACCAATACGGTGCTGGGGCGCAAATCGTTGTCCGTGAGCCCGGACGGCGACGGCGCGCTGAAGGTCACCGACACCATCCCGCTCGCCCGCACCACCTCGCCGTACTCGCTCAACGAGGCGCTCGGCGATCTGGCCGGTACGGTGCAGGACCTGGATCTGCAGAAGGTGGACCAGACACTCGACGCGCTGTCCTCCGCCTTCGCCGACACCCCCGCGCCGCTGCGCTCGGCGCTGGACGGGGTCACCGCGCTGTCGCGGACCATCAACGCCCGCGACCAGGCGCTGTCGGATCTGCTGACCCGCGCCCAGAACGTCACCAAGATCCTGGCCGACCGGTCCGATGCCATCAACGCGCTGCTGGTGGACGGCAATCAGCTGCTCGGTGAGCTGGATCGGCGGCGCACGGCGATCCAGCAGATGATCGTCTACGTCAACGCGCTCGCCCAGCAGCTCTCCGGGTTGGTGCACGACAACGAAGCGCAGCTGAAACCGGCGCTGGACAAATTGAACTCGGTCCTGGACCTGCTCCAGCGCAATCGGGACAACATCAACGGCGCACTCGACGGCTTGGGACCGTTCTCCGCGGCGCTCGGCGAACAGGTCGGCAGCGGGCCCTACTTCAACGCCTACGTCGTCAACGCCAGCAGCGAGACGCTGCACCCGCTGGTGGACGCGCTGGTCTGGCCGCAGCATCTGCCCGAGTCGCTGCGCGCCTATATGTTCGAGCCCGGTCCCAAGATCGGTCCGTCCGTACAGGAGCCGCCGCGATGATGCGATCCTCCGCTGTGGCCTCCGCGGACGGCATGTCCTCGCTCGGAGGAGGCGCGACACTGCGAAACCCTTGGCTCCGCTGCGGGCTCCGCGGACCGCATGAACCCGCTCGGAGGAGAAGCTCATGAATACTTTGCGGGACAAGGTTCGGGCAATACCCGGGAAATGGGTGGCGATCGTCGCCGGGGTTGTCGTCGTGGCACTGGTCGCGGTCGGTGGCTACACCGCCTACCAGCGGATCAGCAAGAACGAGATCACCGCCTACTTCACCTCCACCAGTGGCCTGTACGCGGGCGACGAGGTACGCGTACTCGGCGTGCCGATCGGCCGGATCGACGCCATCGAGCCGGGCAAAGATCAGGTGAAGGTCACGATGTCGGTGGACAGCGGTGTCGACCTGCCCGCCGACGCGCGCGCGGTGATCATCGCCCCGTCGCTGGTGTCGGCCCGGTTCATCCAGATCGCCCCGGCCTATACCGGCGGCGACACACTGGGCGACGGCGCCGAGATCCCGATCGAACGCACCGCGGTGCCGGTCGAATGGGACGACATCAAGACCGAACTGAACAAGCTGTCCACCGCGCTCGGGCCGGTGGGCGACGACCCCCAGGGTTCCTTCGGCCGATTCGTCGACACCGCGGCCGACAACCTCGACGGCAACGGTGACGCGTTCCGCACCACCCTGCACGAACTCTCGGCCACCCTGACCACGCTGTCCGACGGCCGTACCGATCTGTTCGGCACCATCCGCAATCTGCAGAAATTCGTGGACGTGCTGTCCAAGAGCAACGATCAGATCGTGGAATTCGGCGGTCGGCTGGCTTCGGTGTCGGGTGTGCTGGCCGGGGTGTCGCAGGATCTGGGCGCCGGTTTGGACAACCTGGACATCGCACTCGACGATGTGCATCGTTTCCTGGACGGGAGCGGCGCCGAACTCACCGAAGGCGTGCAGCGGCTCGCCGATGTCACCCAGATCTTGGTCGACAAGCGACCGGAACTGGAGCAGGCGCTGCATTCGGGACCGACCGCGCTGGTGAACTTCTACCAGATCTACAAGCCCGCGCAGGGCACGCTCACCGGTGCGATCTCACTGAACAACTTCGCCGACCCGGTCAGCTTCATGTGCGGTTCGGTGCGTGCGCTCGAACAGCACGAGAGCGATACCAGCGCGGATCTGTGCGCCCAGTATCTCGCCCCGGTGCTCAGTTCGCTGGCGATGAACTACCTGCCCATCATGACCAACCCGGCCACGGGTGTGACGGCGTTCCCGAACCAGCTCCAGTACACGACCCCGGATCTGGCGGGCCGGGTGGACCCGCAGAAGGTCGGTCCGCCGGCCGCGCCCGCGCCCCCGGTGATCTCGGTTCCGGCCGGTGTGGCGGGGCTGGCTGTCCCGGGTGTCCAACTTCCCGGAATTCCGGGTCTGTCCGGAGGAGGACGATGATGCGCCGGCTGAAGCTGCGTGCACCGAGCGCCGCGCACCGGGTGGCGGCGGTGGCCGTCGGGCTGGCGCTGGCGCTGTCCGCGACGGGCTGCCAGTACGACGGGCTCAACTCGCTGCCGATGCCCGGTACCGAAGGCACCGGGGAGGGCTCCTTCGAGGTCCGCATCCAGATGCCGAACGTGACCACGCTGACCCGGAATTCGCCGGTGCGGGTCGACGACGTGGCGGTCGGCGCGGTAACCGATATCGAGGTCGAGGACTGGCACGCGCTCGTGACGGTTTCGCTGAACCGCGATGTGGTGCTGCCCGCCAACGCCACCGCCAAGATCGGTCAGACGAGCCTGCTGGGCAGCAACCATGTCGAACTGGCGCCACCGACCGATGTACCGCCGCAGGGGCGGCTCGTCGCGGGCGATCTCATCCCGCTGGACCGCGCCGGTGTCTACCCGACCACCGAGCAGGTGCTGTCCTCGCTGTCGGTGGTGCTCAACGGCGGCGGTATCTCGCAGCTGGAGAACATCACCCGCGAACTGAACAGCGCACTGGTCGGCAACGAGGACGAAGTACGGGATCTGATCCCGCAGATGAACGACCTGATCGGCAACCTCAACGCCCAGCGCGACGACATCATCGCCGCGATGGCGGGGCTGGACCGGGTGAGCGGCAAGTTCGTCGAGCAGACCGATGTGGTGGCCAAGGCGATCGAGGAGATCCATCCCGCGCTGACCGTACTGGCCGACCGGCGGCAGAACATCACCACCACGATCACCGAACTGGGTGACCTCAGTGATGTGGTGAACCGGCTGATCGCCGCCAGCGGTGACGATCTGAAAGCGAATCTGGCCAACCTGGCGCCGGTTCTGCAAACGCTGGCCGATACGGGATCCGATCTCACCGAATCGTTGAAGATCATCGCCTCCTTCCCCTTCCCGCTGAAGAACCTGGACCGGGCGATCAAGGGCGACTACCTGAACCTGTTCATGACCCTCGACCTCACCGGCGCCCGCCTGGACTCCAACTTCCTCACCGGCACCGGTCTCGGCGGCACATTCGGCGGCGTGGAGGTCGCACTCGGCCAGGTCGCCGGAGCGGCCGGGCAGCAGGGCAACCCGCTCGCGACCCCGCTGGCGCCGCCGCCCGGAACGCCCACCGACCAGCCGCAACCGACAATTCCCGGGCTGCCGCCGATTCCCGGCCTGCCCGCCATCCCCGGGCTGACGGTGCCGCTGCCCGGCCCGCAGCCGCAAGCGCAAGGGGGCGAGGGCCGGTGACGCTCACCCGATTCGTTCGAATCCAGCTGACGATCTTCGCGATCCTCACCGTGGTCGGCCTGACCATCATGGGCGGCACCTACGTGGGTGTGCCCGCCCTGCTCGGCATCGGCCGGTACGAGGTCACCTTGGAACTGGCCGCCACCGGCGGGCTCTACCAGAACGCCAATGTCGCCTTCCGCGGGACGAATGTCGGCGTGGTGCGCGAGGTGCGGCTCACCGACGAAGGAGTCGAGGCGAAGCTGTCGGTCGACAGCGATTACAAGATTCCCGCCGATTCCTCGGCGCTGGTCCGCAGCGTGTCGGCGATCGGCGAGCAGTACGTCGACCTCGTGCCCCCGGCGGATCCCGGTGACGCGAACCTTTATGACGGCAGCGTGATCCCGGTCGACCGCACCCAGCTGCCGCAGGATGTGGGAACACTGCTGGACCAGGCCGATCGTCTGCTGGCCAGTGTCGCGGACACCCGGCTGCGACAGGTCATCGACGAGGCCTTCCGGGCCTTCAACGGCGCCGGGCCGGATCTGCAGCGGTTCCTCGACTCCGCCTCGCTGCTCGTGCAGGAGGCCAACGACAACGTGGAACCGACCAAACAGCTGATCGAGCAGGTCGGTCCGCTGCTGGACACCCAGGTGAACTCCGACGCGGCGATCCGTTCGTGGACTCGCGACCTCGCGGTGGTGACCGACCAGCTGCGTGCGCACGATCCGGCGCTGCGCAGCATCCTCACCAACGGTCCGTCCGCGGTAGAGCGGGTGACCAGGCAGTTCGAGGATCTGCGGCCGACTCTGCCGCTGCTGCTGAACAACCTGGTGAGTCTGGGCCAGGTCGGCGTCACCTACCACTCCGGTCTGGAACAGATCCTGGTGGTCTACCCGCCGCTGATCGCCGCACTGCTCACCGCGGTGCGCGGCCCGATGGAATACGGCGCGCTGGTCGACTTCATGACGGTGCTCAACGATCCGCCGCCGTGCACCACCGGCTTCCTGCCGCCCGATCAGCGTCGTGAACCGACCGCGCTGGACACCCCGGACACCCCGAAGGGCCTCTACTGCAAGGTGCCGCAGGACGATAAGACCGCCGTCCGCGGTATCCGCAACACTCCGTGCATGGAATACCCCGGCCGCCGCGCTCCGACGCCCGAACTGTGCCGCACCGGGTACGTTCCGCTGGGCACCAACCCACCGTTCGGACCGCCGCAACCCGTCGCGCCGACCGAGCCTCCGGCGCCGGTGGCGCCGGCCGCCGCGCCCGACCCGGGGCCCGGTGTTGCGGGAGTACCCCCGGTACCTGCTAGTTTCTCGGGCGCAAGCACCCCAGCCGCCGCGCTCTCGTACGATCCGGCCAGCGGGGTCTACACCGGCACCGATGGACGCAGCTACCGTCAGGGTGATATCTCACCCGGCGGTTCGGGCACCGTACCCGCGGATTGGCAGGCAATGTTCGAGGAGCAGCAACAATGAGCGAGACCAAGGACCCCCGCCGTACCCGCAGGCGGGCCAGCCGGACGGCCGGCCCACCCCCGGCCGAGGAACTCGAGACCGGCGTCGTCGTTCCCGAGTCGGCCCAGCAGGCGGCCGATACCGCTGACCGGGTCGAGGCTCGCACCGAGAAGACGGAGGCTCCCGCCGCGAAGACGGCCGCCGCCGCGAAGACCGAGAAAAACACTGCCGCGACCGCGGAAACCACCGGGGCCGGATCCGAGCCCACGGAGACTGGCGGCCCGGCGGAAACCGTGCGATTGACCAAGCCCGGCACGGTCGGCGAGTCCGCAGCGGCGGAACCCGATGCCGACGATGCCGAGACGGACGTAGCGGAAACCGCCGAGACCCGGTCCGGCCGGTCGTGGAAGCGGATCGTCGCTGTCGCCGCCGCGGCGGTGCTGGTGATCGGGCTGGTCGGCGCCGCCGTGGTGTCGACGCTGGCTGTGCAGTCCACCCAGCAGCGCGACGAACGCCGTTCCGAATATGTGGCGACCGCGCGGCAGACCGTCCTCAACCTCACCACCATTCGCGCCGATACCGCCAAAGAGGATATCGACCGCATCCTCACCATGGCCTCCGGTGATTTCAAAACCGAGTTCGACGGCCGGATCGACCCCTTCACCGAGATCGTCAAACAAGCCAAGGTCGTCTCCACCGGCGAGGTCGTCGAGGCCGCCGTGGAACGGGACGACGAGAAGTCGGCGGTGATCCTGATCGCGGCCAAGCAGACCCTCACCAATGCGGGATCACAGGAGCAGCAGCAGCGGTTCTACCGATTCCGGGTGACCGTGCAGCGCGCCGACGACGGTACTTTGACCGCCTCGGACGTGAAGTTCGTGGCATGACCGGCACGCCGAACTCAGCACAGCCGGTCGCGCCGAGAGGACAGAAGATGAGCGTGCGCAACAAGATCCTGCTCGGCCTCACCGCGGTGGTGGTGGTCGCGGCGGCGGTGGTGGCCGGAATTGGCGGTTACCGCTACTGGGATTACCGGCAGTCGGAGCAGTCGCGCACCGATGCCGTGGCCGCGGCGACCCGAACGGTGTCCGCCATGTTCAGCTACGAATTCCAGACGGTGGACAAGGAACTGCCCAAAACCGCCGACAACCTGGCTCCGGATTTCAAGGCCGACTATCTCGAGTTGATCGATAAGGCAATCGTGCCGGGGGCCAAGGAGAAGGAACTGACGGTCAAGGCGAGCACTCAGGCCGGCGGGGTCGTCTCCGCGGACCGGGGTCATGCCGTGGTGCTGCTGTTCCTGAATCAGGTGACCACCAGCAAGGAGAGCCCGCAGGGCACCACCACGGGCAGCCGGGTGCGGGTCGCGCTGGACAAATCCGACGATCGGTGGCTCGTCGCCGCGGTCACCCCGATCTGACCTCCGGTCCCGGATTCGCGCGGCGCTCGGTCGAATCGGGTCAGTAAGACTGGCCGCGCGCGTAGCGGGCCCTTCGCAGGTGTCGGCCTCGGCCACGATTACGGCTCTTGTAGGTCGGCAGCTGCGAATCGCAGTTCGGGCATATGAGCCGCAGGTTCTCCCGCCGATTGTCGGTCGAGTCACCGTCGATGTGGTCGAGCACGAATACGAGCGATTGTCCGTGCCATTCGTTCCCGATCCCGCACATTGCGCAGCAGTTCTGCTGCGCCCGCGCGAGATAGTCACGTATGTAGTGACCTTGCTAGCTGCCCACGTCGGCCTCTCCGGTGGTCAGCCAATGCAGAGTCTTCACTGCGCGCTGCGCGGCTTGCTGGCATCTGGTCGTGCAATACAGCTTCTGGCTGCGCTTGATCAGTAGCGCGGAGCACCCCTGGCATTGCCTCATGGCCCGAAAGCTAGTCGGGTCCACCGACATGTCGGTGGACCCGAAACGGAGCCGCCTGTGGGACTCGAACCCACAACCTACGCATTACAAGTACGTTGCGCTGCCAGTTGCGCCAAGGCGGCGGAGCAGCCGGAGTTGCAGCCGCACGGCAGCCGATCATACGGTGCCGCTCCGGAGTTCGCGAAATGTAGAAACCCGGCCACCCGAGCTCCACGGTGCGTCACCCACCAGGGGTGTCGCACGAGAAGTGCGGAGCCTGCGACGGCCGGGCTCGTGGGGAGTCGGACTACTTGCGGGCCGCCTCGTCCGCCGCCATGGCGTCACGCAGGCTCTTGGGCCGCATATCGGTCCAGTTCTGCTCCACGTACTCCACACAGGCGGCACGGCTGTCCTCGCCGAAGACCACCCGCCAGCCGGCCGGTACTTCGGCGAAGGCCGGCCACAGGGAGTGCTGTTCTTCGTCGTTGACCAGAACGAAGAAGCGGCCGTCCTCGTCGTCGAACGGGTTGGTGCTCATTTCACCTCACTGGGGTGCTCGCGGGTTGGCTTCGGAACGGCGTGGGCCCGGCACGACGGCCCGGGACTGATCTCCGGCTACCGCGTCGCGAACCCAACGATGTGTCGACACTAGCAAGGTCGGCGTTACCTGTGGGCTCTCCCCTCACGAGGCGAAGAATTCCAGCAAGATCTTGTTCACGACGTCCGGACGTTCCAGGTAACCGTAATGCCCGGCATCGGGAACCTCCTGGTAGCGGCCGCCCGGGATGGCCTCGGCGACCTCCCTGGCCAGGTACGGCGGGATCATCCGGTCGTCCGCGAAACCCACGGCCAAACACGGCACACGGATACCGCGGTAGGCGTGCAGGCGGTCGAAATCGTGGTCCATCCGGCGCTGCGCCCGGATTCCCGGCGGCACCTTCCCGCCGGTGAACTCGAACAGGTCCAGCCAGTCCCGGGCGGTGTTCGTATCGGCCATGGTGGCCGGCGACAGGTTCATCACCGCGGTGAGCGCGGCCTCGTACTTCGCCGGCAGCTGCACGCCGCTGTCATCCATCTCGTGCTCACCGAGCGACAGCGTCTTCTGGAACTGGTCCAACCGGCCGTGCCCGGCGAGGAAGACCGCCTTACGCACCAGCTCGGGCCGGGCGAGGGCGAGTTCCTGCGCTACCCGCGCCCCCATCGAGGTACCGACGACGAGCGCCGGGCCCTCGTCCAGGAACTCGATCAGCGCGGCCGTATCGGCCACCATCTCATGGATCGTCATCCCGCCCGGGGCCTCATAGGTGGGAGCGATTCCCCGGTTGTCGAAGGTGCAGACCCGGTATCCGGCGGCGAGCAGGGCCGGCACCTGGTGCAGCTCCCACACCCGGCCCGGACTACCGGTGCCCATGATCAACACCACCAGCGGGCCGCCGCCTTTGACGTCGGTGCCCCGGGAACGGTCTCCCTTGACCTGATAGTTGATCGATATTCCGTTCACCGTGGCCAACGGCATGCTGCAGGCCCCTTCCTCATCGTTTCTGTTGCCAACGGTATCGCCCCCGCGGGCCCCGTTGTGTCACCGCGGCGGGAGCGACCACTTCACGGGACAGATACCATTGACATTTCACATACACGCGCACCTGCCGGGAGGACTGAGATGGCCGCGAAGAGCAGCGCCAACGGTATCGCCGACGACGAACTGGAACCCCTCGCCGACGAGACCGCTCGTCAGGCGCAGCGGGTCGTGGCCGCCTACGCCGCCGACGCCGACGAATGCCGGATGCTCCTGTCGATGCTGGGGATCAACCCCGGAGCTCGCACCGAATAAGCTGTGTCCGTATCCACATGACCGGGCGCCC
This genomic window contains:
- a CDS encoding MlaD family protein → MTLTRFVRIQLTIFAILTVVGLTIMGGTYVGVPALLGIGRYEVTLELAATGGLYQNANVAFRGTNVGVVREVRLTDEGVEAKLSVDSDYKIPADSSALVRSVSAIGEQYVDLVPPADPGDANLYDGSVIPVDRTQLPQDVGTLLDQADRLLASVADTRLRQVIDEAFRAFNGAGPDLQRFLDSASLLVQEANDNVEPTKQLIEQVGPLLDTQVNSDAAIRSWTRDLAVVTDQLRAHDPALRSILTNGPSAVERVTRQFEDLRPTLPLLLNNLVSLGQVGVTYHSGLEQILVVYPPLIAALLTAVRGPMEYGALVDFMTVLNDPPPCTTGFLPPDQRREPTALDTPDTPKGLYCKVPQDDKTAVRGIRNTPCMEYPGRRAPTPELCRTGYVPLGTNPPFGPPQPVAPTEPPAPVAPAAAPDPGPGVAGVPPVPASFSGASTPAAALSYDPASGVYTGTDGRSYRQGDISPGGSGTVPADWQAMFEEQQQ
- a CDS encoding h domain protein codes for the protein MSVRNKILLGLTAVVVVAAAVVAGIGGYRYWDYRQSEQSRTDAVAAATRTVSAMFSYEFQTVDKELPKTADNLAPDFKADYLELIDKAIVPGAKEKELTVKASTQAGGVVSADRGHAVVLLFLNQVTTSKESPQGTTTGSRVRVALDKSDDRWLVAAVTPI
- a CDS encoding MbtH family protein — its product is MSTNPFDDEDGRFFVLVNDEEQHSLWPAFAEVPAGWRVVFGEDSRAACVEYVEQNWTDMRPKSLRDAMAADEAARK
- a CDS encoding alpha/beta fold hydrolase, whose translation is MPLATVNGISINYQVKGDRSRGTDVKGGGPLVVLIMGTGSPGRVWELHQVPALLAAGYRVCTFDNRGIAPTYEAPGGMTIHEMVADTAALIEFLDEGPALVVGTSMGARVAQELALARPELVRKAVFLAGHGRLDQFQKTLSLGEHEMDDSGVQLPAKYEAALTAVMNLSPATMADTNTARDWLDLFEFTGGKVPPGIRAQRRMDHDFDRLHAYRGIRVPCLAVGFADDRMIPPYLAREVAEAIPGGRYQEVPDAGHYGYLERPDVVNKILLEFFAS